From Paracoccus aminovorans, one genomic window encodes:
- a CDS encoding ATP-binding protein, producing the protein MNFEWLKRAMPRGLYGRAALILFLPVVVVTVVVTVMFLQRHFEDVTRQMTSGMASEIALVAARIDAAPDIAAARDSARQIAGPLGLDLVLPAAEEGADDHVFYDLSGRIVIAELHDRLPEVRAVDLGLRREVRVTLHGRWGPYQLVFPRVRVSASNPHQLLVLMVGTSLLMTAIATIFLRNQLRPIRRLARAAEEYGKGRIIPYRPAGASEIRSAGTAFLEMRARIERQNEQRKQMLSGVSHDLRTPLTRLRLGLSMLSPDYPPEPGEIAALEGDVAAMGTMVDAFLDHARDAAQDAPPQSVPALDFLRSIVADAQRGGQAVRLHELTGDEAGRATFSRDSLRRAIENLIGNAVRYGERAEVDAALGPSYFRISIEDDGPGIPPEKREEALKPFTRLDPARNQNQGQGVGLGLAIAADIARAHGGQLRLGEGERLGGLRAEIVIPR; encoded by the coding sequence ATGAATTTCGAATGGCTGAAGCGGGCGATGCCGCGCGGGCTCTACGGCCGGGCGGCGCTGATCCTGTTCCTGCCGGTGGTGGTGGTGACGGTAGTGGTCACCGTCATGTTCCTGCAGCGCCATTTCGAGGATGTGACCCGGCAGATGACCTCGGGCATGGCCAGCGAGATCGCGCTGGTCGCGGCGCGCATCGACGCGGCCCCCGATATCGCCGCGGCGCGCGATTCGGCGCGGCAGATCGCCGGGCCGCTGGGCCTGGACCTAGTCCTGCCCGCAGCGGAGGAAGGCGCCGACGACCACGTCTTTTATGACCTCTCGGGGCGCATCGTCATCGCCGAACTGCATGACCGCCTGCCCGAGGTCCGTGCCGTGGACCTGGGTCTGCGGCGCGAGGTCCGGGTGACGCTGCACGGCCGCTGGGGCCCGTATCAGCTGGTGTTTCCGCGGGTGCGGGTCAGCGCGTCGAATCCGCATCAGCTGCTGGTGCTGATGGTCGGCACCTCGCTCTTGATGACCGCCATCGCCACGATCTTTCTGCGCAACCAGTTGCGCCCGATCCGGCGCCTCGCGCGCGCGGCCGAGGAATATGGCAAGGGCCGCATCATCCCCTATCGCCCGGCCGGCGCCAGCGAGATCCGCAGCGCCGGCACCGCCTTCCTGGAGATGCGCGCCCGCATCGAGCGCCAGAACGAGCAGCGCAAGCAGATGCTCTCGGGCGTCAGCCACGACCTGAGGACGCCCTTGACCCGGCTGCGACTGGGGCTGTCGATGCTGTCGCCCGACTACCCGCCCGAGCCGGGCGAGATCGCGGCGCTGGAAGGCGATGTGGCGGCGATGGGCACCATGGTCGACGCCTTTCTGGACCATGCCCGCGACGCCGCCCAGGATGCGCCGCCGCAATCGGTGCCGGCACTGGATTTCCTGCGCAGCATCGTCGCCGATGCGCAGCGCGGTGGCCAAGCGGTGCGGCTGCACGAACTGACCGGCGACGAGGCCGGCCGCGCCACCTTCAGCCGCGACAGCCTGCGCCGCGCCATCGAAAATCTGATCGGCAATGCCGTGCGCTATGGCGAGCGGGCCGAGGTCGATGCCGCGCTGGGGCCGAGCTATTTCCGCATCTCGATCGAGGACGACGGGCCCGGCATCCCGCCTGAAAAGCGCGAGGAGGCGCTGAAGCCCTTTACCCGCCTGGACCCGGCCCGCAACCAGAACCAGGGCCAGGGCGTCGGCCTGGGCCTGGCCATCGCCGCCGACATCGCCCGCGCCCATGGCGGCCAGCTGCGGCTGGGCGAGGGCGAGCGGCTGGGCGGCTTGCGGGCCGAGATCGTCATTCCGCGCTGA
- the fabD gene encoding ACP S-malonyltransferase encodes MRAFVFPGQGAQVVGMGRELAEAYPAARAVFAEVDEALGENLSELIWNGDIEILTLTQNAQPALMATSLAAFRALESEGFGIQDADFVAGHSLGEYSALCAAGALSLADTARLLRLRGQAMQEAVPVGQGAMAAILGLDFTTVDQIARDAAEGEVCQAANDNDPAQVVISGHKEAVERAAALAKERGAKRALMLPVSAPFHSALMQPAAAVMAEALAAVEIAAPAVPLVANVRAEPVTEPGAIRRLLVEQVTGAVRWRESVAFLAGAGVTEFWEIGAGKALSGMIKRIAKEAVVKNIGVPGDIAALKA; translated from the coding sequence ATGCGGGCATTCGTATTTCCGGGGCAGGGCGCCCAGGTCGTGGGCATGGGGCGCGAGCTGGCCGAGGCCTATCCGGCGGCGCGCGCGGTCTTTGCCGAGGTGGACGAGGCATTGGGCGAGAACCTGTCGGAGCTGATCTGGAACGGCGACATCGAGATCCTGACCCTGACCCAGAACGCCCAGCCGGCGCTGATGGCGACCTCGCTGGCGGCGTTCCGGGCGCTGGAATCCGAGGGGTTCGGCATCCAGGACGCGGATTTCGTCGCCGGCCACTCGCTTGGCGAATATTCGGCGCTTTGTGCGGCCGGCGCGCTGAGCCTCGCGGATACCGCGCGGCTTTTGCGCCTGCGCGGCCAGGCCATGCAGGAGGCGGTGCCGGTCGGGCAGGGCGCCATGGCGGCGATCCTGGGGCTGGACTTCACCACCGTCGACCAGATCGCGCGCGACGCGGCCGAGGGCGAGGTCTGCCAGGCTGCCAATGACAACGACCCGGCGCAGGTGGTGATCTCGGGCCACAAGGAGGCGGTCGAGCGCGCGGCGGCCCTGGCCAAGGAACGCGGCGCCAAGCGGGCGCTGATGCTGCCGGTCTCGGCCCCGTTCCACTCGGCGCTGATGCAGCCGGCGGCGGCGGTGATGGCCGAGGCACTGGCGGCGGTCGAGATCGCAGCCCCCGCCGTGCCGCTGGTCGCCAATGTCCGCGCCGAGCCGGTGACCGAGCCCGGCGCCATCCGCCGGCTGCTGGTCGAGCAGGTGACCGGCGCGGTGCGATGGCGCGAGTCGGTCGCGTTTCTGGCCGGAGCCGGCGTGACGGAGTTCTGGGAGATCGGCGCCGGCAAGGCGCTGTCGGGGATGATCAAGCGCATCGCCAAGGAGGCGGTGGTGAAGAATATCGGCGTGCCGGGCGATATCGCGGCGCTGAAGGCATAA
- the fabG gene encoding 3-oxoacyl-ACP reductase FabG, translating to MFDLTGRNALVTGASGGIGGAVAEALHAAGATVALSGTREAPLRELAEKLGSRAHVVTANLSDAAAVEALPKAAAEAMGSVDVLVNNAGITRDNLFMRMSDEEWAQVIEVNLTSSFRLCRAVLRGMMKARWGRIVNIGSVVGATGNPGQGNYAAAKAGLVGMSKSLAYEVASRGITVNCVAPGFIETAMTDKLNDEQKGRILTQIPAGRMGSAQEIAAAVLYLSSPEAGYVTGATLHVNGGMAMI from the coding sequence ATGTTTGATCTGACGGGCAGGAATGCGCTGGTGACCGGCGCTTCGGGCGGGATCGGCGGCGCTGTGGCCGAGGCGCTGCATGCCGCCGGCGCCACGGTGGCGCTGTCGGGCACGCGCGAGGCGCCGCTGCGCGAGCTGGCCGAGAAGCTGGGCTCGCGGGCGCATGTCGTGACCGCGAACCTGTCGGATGCCGCCGCCGTCGAGGCGCTGCCCAAGGCCGCGGCCGAGGCCATGGGTTCGGTCGACGTGCTGGTGAACAACGCCGGCATCACCCGCGACAACCTGTTCATGCGCATGTCGGACGAGGAATGGGCGCAGGTGATCGAAGTGAACCTGACCTCGAGCTTTCGGCTGTGCCGGGCGGTGCTGCGCGGCATGATGAAGGCGCGCTGGGGCCGGATCGTCAACATCGGCTCGGTCGTCGGCGCCACCGGCAATCCGGGGCAGGGCAATTATGCCGCCGCCAAGGCGGGGCTCGTCGGCATGTCGAAGAGCCTGGCCTATGAGGTCGCCTCGCGCGGGATCACGGTGAACTGCGTGGCCCCGGGCTTCATCGAGACGGCGATGACAGACAAGCTGAACGACGAGCAGAAGGGCCGCATCCTGACGCAGATCCCGGCCGGGCGCATGGGTTCCGCGCAGGAGATCGCAGCGGCGGTGCTGTATCTGTCGAGTCCCGAGGCGGGCTATGTCACCGGCGCGACCCTGCATGTCAACGGCGGCATGGCGATGATCTGA
- a CDS encoding acyl carrier protein, whose amino-acid sequence MSDIADRVKKIVVEHLGVDEDKVTETASFIDDLGADSLDTVELVMAFEEEFGIEIPDDAAETIQTFGDAVKFIQGAV is encoded by the coding sequence ATGAGCGATATCGCTGATCGCGTGAAGAAAATCGTCGTCGAGCACCTGGGTGTCGATGAGGACAAGGTGACCGAGACCGCTTCGTTCATCGACGATCTCGGCGCCGACTCGCTGGACACCGTGGAACTGGTCATGGCGTTCGAGGAAGAATTCGGCATCGAGATCCCGGATGACGCGGCCGAGACCATCCAGACCTTCGGCGATGCGGTGAAGTTCATCCAGGGCGCGGTCTGA
- the dps gene encoding DNA starvation/stationary phase protection protein Dps: protein MAVNVQGLSDNARKTAIAELNARLADAVALSAAIKQAHWNVKGRNFIAVHELFDTVFRNLQGHVDTMAERVQVLDGVAVGTVEKVAKASTLKEYPTDLTKAEDHIKAVCERMRDYGKKVREAIDTTDEAGDADTADLFTAASRTADKDLWFMESHLE from the coding sequence ATGGCAGTCAACGTCCAGGGTCTCAGCGACAATGCCCGCAAGACCGCCATCGCCGAACTGAACGCCCGGCTTGCCGATGCCGTGGCGCTTTCCGCCGCGATCAAGCAGGCGCATTGGAACGTCAAGGGTCGCAACTTCATCGCCGTGCATGAGCTGTTCGACACCGTGTTCCGCAACCTGCAGGGCCATGTCGACACCATGGCCGAGCGCGTGCAGGTGCTGGATGGCGTCGCCGTGGGCACGGTCGAGAAGGTCGCCAAGGCGAGTACGCTGAAGGAATACCCGACCGACCTGACCAAGGCCGAGGATCACATCAAGGCGGTCTGCGAACGGATGCGCGATTACGGCAAGAAGGTCCGCGAGGCCATCGACACCACCGACGAGGCGGGCGATGCCGATACCGCCGACCTGTTCACCGCCGCCTCGCGCACGGCGGACAAAGACCTATGGTTCATGGAAAGCCATCTCGAATGA
- the dnaE gene encoding DNA polymerase III subunit alpha: protein MPENSPRFIHLRTHSEHSLLEGAVPVKKLAELAAQNGMPAVALTDTNALFAALEFSVKAQDAGVQPIIGCQITLAAEVTGPVVLLAQNEAGWLNLMALSTCLYLRDGNALPHVTLDELVAHAEGLICLTGGAGGPLGQLVLQGRPAEARALAERLAAAFPTRLYVELQRHHDAEGQPVPEEAGAEGGMIDIAYALDLPLVATNDVYFPKPDLFDAHDALICISERAYVDQTAPRRRLTPQHYFKSAAEMATLFADLPEALENTVEIARRCAFAVKKHKPILPRFADDEVEELRRQAWDGLRARLAVIPHSATAEEYEERLRFELGIIEQMGFPGYFLIVADFIKWAKDQGIPVGPGRGSGAGSLVAYALTITDLDPMRYSLLFERFLNPERVSMPDFDIDFCMDRREEVIQYVQGKYGRDKVGQIITFGALLSKAAVRDVGRVLQLPFGQVDRLSKMIPVEGVKPVSVTKALADEPRLREAAKEEVVARLLDYAAKIEGLLRNASTHAAGVVIGDRPLHRLVPLYRDPASDMPATQFNMKWVEQAGLVKFDFLGLKTLTVIQNAVDLINAGGRPLHVAADGQVLYQPAPGAENQINLIPLDDQASYELFASARTVAVFQVESSGMMDALRRMKPTCIEDIVALVALYRPGPMENIPTYCEVKNGLRPLESIHPTIDHILAETQGIIVYQEQVMQIAQVMAGYSLGGADLLRRAMGKKIAEEMAKERPKFVEGCTAQGIDKKKAGEVFDLLEKFANYGFNKSHAAAYAVVSYQTAWLKANHPVEFMAAVMNCDIHLTDKLAIYKREADRMGIETVAPCVNRSEPTFSVKDGKIVYALGALKGVGVEAMRLITEARGQTPFRDLHDFARRVDMKRVGKRPLEMLARAGAFDLLEPNRARVLKSLDGLVAWSAAVQEAAASSQSSLFGGGEDLPPPRPVPAPIWMPTEKLGEEHAAVGFYLSGHPLDDYQPALRRKGVQTLAEVTQAAQDGALVASLAGTVAFRQEKKSARGTRFAFVGLSDPTGLYEVTVFSDTLDAHRQHLEPGENVVLQVQVEPSGDQVKLLARAVTPLDQAVADAGANRLAVEIAGPDAVPGIAEALARIQAEVAAPARARGPIALRLKDGEDLVDIEIAEDAPLTTPARQALRVIPGVLEVLEE, encoded by the coding sequence ATGCCCGAAAACTCGCCCCGATTCATCCACCTGCGCACCCATTCCGAACATTCGCTGCTGGAAGGCGCGGTGCCGGTCAAGAAGCTTGCCGAGCTCGCGGCGCAGAACGGCATGCCGGCGGTGGCGCTGACCGACACCAACGCGCTGTTTGCGGCGCTGGAATTCTCGGTCAAGGCGCAGGATGCAGGTGTGCAGCCGATCATCGGCTGCCAGATCACCCTGGCCGCCGAGGTCACCGGCCCGGTGGTCCTGCTGGCGCAGAACGAGGCTGGCTGGCTGAACCTGATGGCCTTGTCGACCTGCCTCTATCTGCGCGACGGCAATGCGCTGCCGCATGTCACCCTTGACGAGCTGGTGGCCCATGCCGAGGGGCTGATCTGCCTGACCGGCGGCGCCGGCGGTCCGCTGGGCCAGCTGGTGCTGCAAGGCCGGCCCGCCGAGGCGCGCGCCCTGGCCGAGAGGCTGGCGGCGGCCTTTCCGACCCGGCTCTATGTCGAACTGCAGCGCCACCACGATGCCGAGGGCCAGCCGGTGCCCGAGGAGGCGGGCGCGGAGGGCGGCATGATCGACATCGCCTATGCGCTCGATCTGCCGCTGGTCGCCACCAACGACGTCTATTTCCCGAAGCCCGACCTGTTCGACGCCCATGACGCGCTGATCTGCATTTCGGAGCGCGCCTATGTCGACCAGACCGCGCCGCGCCGCCGGCTGACGCCGCAGCACTACTTCAAGAGCGCCGCCGAGATGGCGACGCTGTTCGCCGATCTGCCCGAGGCGCTGGAGAATACCGTCGAGATCGCCCGCCGCTGCGCCTTCGCGGTCAAGAAGCACAAGCCGATCCTGCCGCGCTTCGCCGATGACGAGGTCGAGGAGCTGCGCCGCCAGGCCTGGGACGGGTTGCGCGCCCGGCTGGCGGTGATCCCGCATTCGGCGACAGCCGAGGAATATGAGGAGCGCCTGCGCTTCGAGCTGGGCATCATCGAGCAGATGGGCTTTCCCGGCTATTTCCTGATCGTGGCCGACTTCATCAAATGGGCCAAGGATCAAGGCATTCCGGTCGGGCCGGGCCGTGGGTCGGGCGCGGGGTCTCTGGTCGCCTATGCGTTGACGATTACCGACCTGGATCCAATGCGTTACAGCCTGCTCTTCGAGCGGTTCCTGAACCCGGAACGGGTATCGATGCCGGACTTCGACATCGACTTCTGCATGGATCGCCGCGAAGAGGTGATCCAATACGTGCAAGGGAAATACGGCCGCGACAAGGTCGGCCAGATCATCACCTTCGGTGCGCTGCTGTCCAAGGCGGCGGTGCGCGACGTCGGCCGCGTGCTGCAGCTGCCCTTCGGCCAGGTGGACCGCCTGTCCAAGATGATCCCGGTCGAGGGCGTGAAACCGGTCAGCGTCACCAAGGCGCTCGCCGACGAGCCGCGCCTGCGCGAGGCGGCCAAGGAAGAGGTCGTCGCCCGGCTGCTGGACTATGCCGCCAAGATCGAGGGGCTGCTGAGGAACGCCTCGACCCATGCCGCGGGGGTGGTGATCGGCGACCGGCCGCTGCACCGGCTGGTGCCGCTTTATCGCGATCCGGCCTCGGACATGCCGGCGACGCAGTTCAACATGAAATGGGTCGAGCAGGCCGGTCTGGTCAAGTTCGACTTCCTGGGCCTCAAGACCCTGACGGTGATCCAGAACGCCGTCGATCTGATCAATGCCGGCGGTCGGCCGCTGCATGTCGCGGCCGACGGGCAGGTGCTCTATCAGCCGGCGCCGGGGGCGGAGAACCAGATCAACCTGATCCCGCTCGACGATCAGGCCAGCTACGAGCTTTTCGCCAGCGCCCGCACCGTGGCGGTGTTCCAGGTCGAAAGCTCGGGCATGATGGATGCGCTGCGGCGGATGAAGCCGACCTGCATCGAGGATATCGTCGCGCTGGTCGCGCTGTATCGTCCCGGCCCGATGGAGAACATTCCGACCTATTGCGAGGTGAAGAACGGGCTGCGGCCGCTGGAATCGATCCATCCGACCATCGACCACATCCTGGCCGAGACCCAGGGCATCATCGTCTATCAGGAACAGGTGATGCAGATCGCCCAGGTCATGGCCGGCTACAGCCTCGGCGGCGCCGACCTGTTGCGCCGCGCCATGGGCAAGAAGATCGCCGAGGAGATGGCCAAGGAGCGGCCGAAGTTCGTCGAAGGCTGCACGGCGCAGGGAATCGACAAGAAGAAGGCCGGCGAGGTCTTTGACCTGCTTGAGAAATTCGCAAACTACGGTTTCAACAAGTCCCATGCTGCGGCCTATGCCGTGGTCAGCTATCAGACCGCCTGGCTGAAGGCGAACCACCCGGTCGAATTCATGGCCGCGGTGATGAACTGCGATATCCACCTGACCGACAAGCTGGCGATCTACAAGCGCGAGGCCGACCGGATGGGGATCGAGACCGTCGCGCCCTGCGTCAACCGCTCGGAGCCCACCTTCAGCGTCAAGGACGGCAAGATCGTCTATGCGCTGGGGGCGCTGAAGGGCGTCGGGGTCGAGGCGATGCGGCTGATCACCGAGGCGCGCGGGCAGACCCCGTTCCGCGACCTGCACGACTTTGCCCGCCGCGTGGACATGAAGCGCGTGGGCAAGCGCCCGCTGGAAATGCTGGCCCGCGCCGGCGCCTTCGACCTGCTGGAGCCGAACCGGGCCCGGGTGCTGAAATCCCTCGACGGGCTGGTTGCCTGGTCGGCGGCGGTGCAGGAGGCGGCGGCATCGTCGCAAAGCTCGCTCTTCGGCGGGGGCGAGGACCTGCCGCCGCCGCGCCCGGTCCCGGCGCCGATCTGGATGCCGACCGAGAAGCTGGGCGAGGAACATGCGGCCGTCGGCTTCTACCTTTCGGGCCATCCGCTGGACGACTATCAGCCGGCGCTGCGCCGCAAGGGGGTGCAGACGCTGGCCGAGGTGACGCAGGCCGCGCAGGATGGGGCGCTGGTCGCCTCGCTGGCGGGCACCGTGGCCTTCCGGCAGGAAAAGAAATCGGCCCGCGGCACCCGCTTCGCCTTCGTCGGTCTTTCCGATCCGACCGGGCTTTACGAAGTCACCGTGTTCTCGGACACGCTCGACGCCCATCGGCAGCATCTGGAGCCGGGCGAGAACGTGGTCCTGCAGGTGCAGGTCGAGCCCTCGGGCGACCAGGTCAAGCTGCTGGCCCGGGCGGTGACGCCGCTCGACCAGGCGGTGGCCGATGCCGGGGCGAACCGGCTGGCGGTCGAGATCGCGGGGCCGGACGCCGTGCCCGGCATCGCCGAGGCGCTGGCCCGCATCCAGGCCGAGGTCGCGGCACCCGCCCGCGCGCGCGGCCCTATTGCCTTGCGGCTGAAGGACGGCGAGGATCTGGTGGATATCGAGATCGCCGAGGATGCGCCTTTGACCACGCCGGCGCGCCAGGCGTTGCGCGTCATTCCCGGCGTGCTGGAAGTGCTTGAGGAATAG
- the ilvC gene encoding ketol-acid reductoisomerase, whose translation MRVYYDRDCDVNLIKDKKIAMLGYGSQGHAHALNLRDSGAKNVVVALREGSASAKKAEAEGLKVMGIAEAAAWADLIMFTMPDELQAETYKKYVHDNIREGAAIAFAHGLNIHFGLIEPKKGVDVIMMAPKGPGHTVRGEYTKGGGVPCLFAVHVDATGKAQDLALSYCSAIGGGRSGIIETNFRQECETDLFGEQAVLCGGLVELIRMGFETLVEAGYEPEMAYFECLHEVKLIVDLIYEGGIANMNYSISNTAEYGEYVSGPRVLPYEETKARMKAVLTDIQTGKFVRDFMQENAVGQPFFKATRRLNDEHQIEQVGEKLRAMMPWISKGKMVDKERN comes from the coding sequence ATGCGCGTTTACTATGATCGCGATTGCGACGTGAACCTGATCAAGGACAAGAAGATCGCCATGCTGGGCTATGGCTCGCAAGGCCACGCCCATGCGCTGAACCTGCGCGATTCGGGTGCCAAGAACGTCGTCGTCGCGCTGCGCGAAGGCTCGGCCTCGGCCAAGAAGGCGGAAGCCGAGGGCCTGAAGGTCATGGGCATCGCCGAGGCCGCCGCCTGGGCCGACCTGATCATGTTCACCATGCCCGACGAGCTGCAGGCCGAGACCTACAAGAAATACGTGCACGACAACATCCGCGAAGGCGCCGCCATCGCCTTCGCGCATGGCCTGAACATCCACTTCGGCCTGATCGAGCCGAAAAAGGGCGTCGATGTCATCATGATGGCGCCGAAGGGCCCCGGCCACACCGTGCGCGGCGAATACACCAAGGGCGGCGGCGTGCCCTGCCTGTTCGCGGTCCATGTCGACGCGACCGGCAAGGCGCAGGACCTGGCGCTGTCCTATTGCTCGGCCATCGGCGGCGGCCGCTCGGGCATCATCGAGACCAACTTCCGCCAGGAATGCGAAACCGACCTGTTCGGCGAGCAGGCCGTGCTGTGCGGCGGTCTGGTCGAACTGATCCGCATGGGCTTCGAAACCCTGGTCGAAGCCGGCTACGAGCCGGAAATGGCCTATTTCGAGTGCCTGCACGAGGTGAAGCTGATCGTGGACCTGATCTACGAAGGCGGCATCGCCAACATGAACTACTCGATCTCGAACACCGCCGAATATGGCGAGTATGTCTCGGGCCCGCGTGTGCTGCCCTACGAGGAAACCAAGGCCCGCATGAAAGCCGTGCTGACCGACATCCAGACCGGCAAGTTCGTGCGCGACTTCATGCAGGAAAACGCCGTCGGCCAGCCGTTTTTCAAGGCGACCCGCCGTCTGAACGACGAACACCAGATCGAACAGGTCGGCGAGAAGCTGCGCGCCATGATGCCCTGGATTTCCAAGGGCAAGATGGTGGACAAAGAGCGCAACTGA
- a CDS encoding Lrp/AsnC family transcriptional regulator, whose protein sequence is MPDATDRRILRQLLADPDIANAELAQRAGVTPASLWRRLEKLRETGVIRATETRIDWRKLGYEVQVSLRFTLDKTQPRAFDDFTAAARRVPEVTEIQTFLGSVDLRLSVIARDMAHWQQLYRESILTLPHVSDSDALMLVSTIKDVQELPL, encoded by the coding sequence ATGCCAGACGCCACTGATCGCCGTATTCTGCGCCAGCTTCTTGCCGACCCCGACATCGCGAATGCCGAACTGGCACAACGCGCCGGGGTGACCCCCGCCAGCCTGTGGCGCCGGCTGGAAAAGCTGCGCGAGACCGGCGTGATCCGGGCGACCGAGACCCGCATCGACTGGCGCAAGCTCGGTTACGAGGTCCAGGTCAGCCTGCGCTTCACCCTTGACAAGACCCAGCCCCGCGCCTTCGACGATTTCACCGCCGCCGCCCGCCGCGTGCCCGAGGTGACCGAGATCCAGACCTTCCTGGGCTCGGTGGACCTGCGGCTGTCGGTGATTGCCCGCGACATGGCACATTGGCAGCAGCTGTACCGCGAAAGCATCCTGACGTTGCCGCATGTCTCGGATTCCGATGCGCTGATGCTGGTCAGCACCATCAAGGACGTGCAGGAGCTGCCGCTGTGA
- a CDS encoding Lrp/AsnC family transcriptional regulator: MSFAPDATDLAILRLLAQDATRGAAEIGRVLGLTQPATWRRIKRLTEAGVIAGRRIVVDEAALGFGVTVFLGIRLAAKGRPGLEDFERAVTAIPEVQTVQHVLGQFDYRLRIHARDIADFERILRRRIMTLPGVGQVEANVMLSEERRPGPL, encoded by the coding sequence GTGAGCTTTGCCCCCGACGCCACCGACCTGGCCATCCTGCGGCTGCTGGCCCAGGACGCGACCCGCGGCGCGGCCGAGATCGGGCGCGTCCTGGGCCTGACCCAGCCCGCCACCTGGCGCCGCATCAAGCGCTTGACCGAGGCCGGGGTGATCGCCGGTCGCCGCATCGTGGTGGACGAGGCCGCGCTGGGATTCGGCGTCACCGTCTTCCTGGGCATCCGCCTGGCCGCCAAGGGCCGTCCGGGCCTCGAGGATTTCGAGCGTGCGGTGACCGCCATCCCCGAGGTGCAGACCGTGCAGCATGTGCTGGGCCAGTTCGATTACCGCCTGCGCATCCATGCCCGCGACATTGCCGATTTCGAGCGCATCCTGCGCCGCCGCATCATGACCCTGCCGGGCGTCGGCCAGGTCGAGGCGAACGTCATGCTGTCCGAGGAACGCCGGCCTGGCCCTTTGTGA
- a CDS encoding GNAT family N-acetyltransferase encodes MSDPGPDIRPAAPADLPQVARIVAKAYGRYVALNGLVPGPMRDDYAARQAAGQLWVLDDGTVRGILVLVEGDGHLLLDNVAIDPGAQGKGYGRMLLDFAENRARQTGLPAMRLYTQEIMVENIAIYAARGYAETHRATELGLRRVYMEKRL; translated from the coding sequence ATGTCAGACCCCGGCCCCGATATCCGCCCCGCCGCCCCGGCCGACCTGCCGCAGGTCGCGCGCATCGTAGCGAAGGCCTATGGCCGCTATGTGGCGCTGAACGGGCTGGTTCCCGGCCCGATGCGCGACGATTATGCCGCCCGGCAGGCCGCCGGCCAGCTTTGGGTCCTGGACGACGGCACCGTGCGCGGCATCCTGGTGCTGGTCGAAGGCGACGGCCACCTGCTTCTGGACAATGTCGCCATTGACCCCGGCGCGCAGGGCAAGGGTTATGGCCGGATGCTGCTGGATTTCGCCGAGAACCGTGCGCGGCAGACGGGCCTGCCGGCGATGCGGCTTTATACGCAGGAGATCATGGTCGAGAACATCGCCATCTATGCCGCACGCGGCTATGCCGAGACGCATCGCGCCACCGAACTGGGCCTGCGGCGGGTCTATATGGAAAAGCGGCTCTAA